From Anopheles arabiensis isolate DONGOLA chromosome 3, AaraD3, whole genome shotgun sequence, a single genomic window includes:
- the LOC120901891 gene encoding uncharacterized protein LOC120901891 isoform X3 → MKRGRTEEIQFGQPRVQPPTGQQRIITTTQPHNVASSTGTTIQYQIPPNVIKTATPPDSVNSVTNLSTQQQQQQQGTQLVAPQQATSVQYTTTYNTTLGSNLVKTQQTTNPQQQQIHVVNASNQVRGPTHKSTVVNATAVATNAGTANSNSSVVSSGGVTAGGGGGQQVITTSMSPGVLPGGGGGAAQGPPPPPPQGQAQLQRLKVEDALSYLDQVKFRFGNQPQVYNDFLDIMKEFKSQSIDTPGVIQRVSNLFRGHPELIVGFNTFLPPGYKIEVQANDQGCYLFQVSVSVPPTASSGASVAPQPSPHKYNTIFQGGGQIATGGPGSGAGGTTVVTASSVGNASGTTGAVNLMAYGGGHAATAAPGASVPIHGGTPLQQPTGGTAGGNASPATAQNAQTLTATTTTTGGASGPQVAQNFSSRSDHHRERTISTGSVASNASLPTGVTASTASSTTVVSAVDATTGGGSAGATVVTGQATPSNIHRILTQQIISQQQQQQQGTGAAGAGMVPAGMVTAPTQVQHHQQTTMQQVQPPPEAQTATVTTTVVPTPTATANQPVEFNHAITYVNKIKNRFHTQPEKYKRFLEILHTYQKEQKTYKEGAQSGCMTSAKQLTEAEVYTQVAQLFDNQEDLLREFGQFLPDATSHHNQAAMQQHHLASGKNNSHNLVVNASMHDHQHQQQQQQQQQQQQQQQQQQQPQQQQLGVPAGTAGIVGLGSGASGPAVHGGGGGGKKLGNSNMAGVGSGAGIANLKVYNSMQPANMGRLQQERDFSTMGTDGISIHGSGVGGGMPPGSTISVSSGAIRTAGGNIVGTAAVMLEKDRNHMGGVGSGPGSGGVGGVGGGGMNAKYIHGASIATMNATGAMVGGSVLPPGAGPNVVPSVMANLVSANVGGGGSGGGMNAIKRSPSYAAGQIGLVGPGGPAGHGNNMSSSRDRGDGSGPPPIKRHKPICRDVSLAEASKYGTLNDYAFFDKVRKALRSPDVYEDFLRCLTLYNQEIVSKMELQTLVSPFLNRFPDLLKWFQDFLGPSTGVGGGAANDCIPLTAAAAAAARQDRDRTQSELAADVDLSTCKRLGASYCALPKSHEGVKCSGRTNLCRDVLNDTWVSFPTWAEDSTFVTSRKTQYEEFIYRCEDERFELDVVIETNSATIRVLEGVQKKLTRMSQDEVSRFRLDDCLGGTSTTIHQRALRRIYGDKAADIIQGLKKNPSVAVPVVLRRMKAKEEEWREAQKSFNKQWREQNEKYYLKSLDHQGINFKQTDIKALRSKSLFNEIETLFDERHEQNDDAAAVPQASGPHMTIPYKDKTILEDAANLLIHHVKRQTGIQKQEKARIKHILRQFVPDLFFAPRQQLSEDEREEGKNDKDTEMEQDEEVSSAGKSSSSGKKSSSNVPSFSGSNSTSNCNPSSNASGAATSTDTSATNTSVSEGTGKDGEGGNGGASKTVSISSTSADLQSATSSSATVTSSGAEASRTKEDGNGSSNTASGNDDSSTDKSTTIKIEIKEESDASMMQDPASASSGTTGQQPMSPPLPPHAVSKHIEEAYTLFFTNNSWYLFLRLHAILCERLRSIYERAQIIAAEERAYESTRNNSTATALRLKPKSEIRIEEYYNIFLDMLKNLLDGNMESSSYEDTLREMFGIHAYIAFTLDRVVQNAVRQLQHCVTERGALECVELFQAEQRRGGAGGLCRTANRRIAAELAYQRKAEAALQDENCFKIYIYKIDCRVTIELLDTESDDTANNFASTQAYGSYVNRLSNPAATGTGSDSGGGGGGGGGGGSGGGGGGVGSGGGSVAAANAAASGSSVTGGASGAGGVGNSGGGSGVAETGASVNSSSGSSSGGNNNHNSTPAGTTNSSSSSSSNNSAAGGSTGNAEVKTETPDVELKPQQLVGSTRMPVFLSRNARHSRKHTVGKISVNIEGNPATLKELQAGDAGEENSPNSSKNAKASDANSSSSSSFSSSSTSNGSKQQQSHSNVGGVEGEKQRALNESTSEATGATGGKVKSSQQEESGATTGKGETNPSSSPAAATAAASATRDSCGNGGKAASSGNNNNLNSINNNNSICSTNKQLDNPLWFGGSGVKKAPPPERLPCMNGADRNLLYIDDSEQMKVNRTFKTNQVQKKNFTMYRPGALTRSRKSHCRVTTRMNQRFKKVVDTWLDQHVTASQRAMCVDWLLGKRQDLMKNTTSVIVQDNGLSRTPYAPYNRYKVDQIETMME, encoded by the exons ATGAAGCGCGGGAGAACGGAAGAGATACAATTCGGGCAACCGCGGGTTCAGCCTCCGACGGGACAGCAGCGCATTATCACGACAACGCAACCGCACAATGTGGCCAGCAGCACTGGCACGACCATACAGTACCAGATTCCGCCGAATGTCATAAAGACGGCCACGCCGCCCGATTCAGTCAATTCCGTGACTAATCTGagcacccagcagcagcagcaacagcaagggACCCAGCTGGTCGCACCACAGCAGGCCACCAGTGTCCAGTACACAACCA CTTATAACACCACGCTTGGAAGCAATTTGGTAAAAACCCAGCAAACAACGaatccacagcagcagcaaatccaCGTGGTGAACGCGTCGAATCAAGTGCGCGGCCCAACCCACAAAAGCACCGTGGTTAATGCCACGGCCGTCGCGACGAACGCGGGCACGGCAAACAGTAACAGTTCCGTAGTAAGCAGCGGCGGTGTAAccgcaggaggaggaggagggcagCAAGTTATAACGACCAGCATGTCGCCGGGCGTCCTGCCAGGAGGTGGAGGTGGTGCGGCACAGGGCCCGCCACCTCCTCCGCCCCAGGGGCAGGCCCAGCTGCAGCGGTTGAAGGTGGAGGACGCGCTCAGCTATCTCGACCAGGTGAAGTTCCGCTTTGGCAATCAGCCCCAGGTGTACAATGATTTCCTCGACATCATGAAAGAGTTCAAATCGCAAAGTATCGACACGCCCGGCGTCATCCAGCGAGTGTCCAACCTGTTCCGGGGCCATCCGGAGCTGATCGTTGGGTTCAACACGTTCCTGCCGCCGGGATACAAGATCGAGGTGCAGGCGAACGACCAAGGCTGCTACCTGTTCCAGGTGTCCGTGTCGGTGCCGCCGACGGCATCGTCCGGTGCGTCCGTAGCGCCGCAACCCTCACCGCACAAGTACAACACGATCTTTCAGGGCGGCGGTCAGATAGCGACCGGTGGGCCCGGAAGTGGGGCGGGCGGAACGACCGTTGTAACCGCGAGCTCGGTCGGGAACGCTTCCGGCACGACCGGAGCCGTAAATCTCATGGCCTACGGCGGTGGGCATGCGGCCACCGCAGCGCCAGGCGCTAGCGTCCCCATTCACGGCGGCACACCGTTGCAGCAGCCGACGGGTGGCACGGCGGGAGGTAACGCTAGCCCGGCGACGGCACAGAACGCGCAAACCTTAACGGCCACCACGACAACGACCGGGGGAGCATCCGGGCCGCAGGTGGCGCAGAATTTCTCCTCGCGCAGTGACCATCACCGCGAACGGACGATATCCACCGGTTCGGTCGCCAGCAATGCCAGCCTGCCGACGGGCGTTACCGCCTCTACGGCGTCGTCCACTACAGTGGTGTCGGCGGTAGACGCTACGACCGGCGGAGGATCAGCCGGCGCAACGGTTGTGACGGGCCAGGCAACGCCATCCAACATACATCGGATATTAACGCAGCAGATTAtctcgcaacagcagcagcagcagcagggaacgGGAGCTGCCGGGGCAGGGATGGTGCCGGCGGGCATGGTGACCGCACCGacacaggtgcagcaccaccagcagacGACGATGCAGCAGGTGCAACCGCCGCCGGAGGCGCAGACGGCGACCGTCACGACGACGGTGGTGCCGACGCCCACGGCCACCGCTAACCAGCCGGTCGAGTTCAATCATGCCATTACGTACGtgaacaaaatcaaaaaccGATTCCACACGCAGCCAGAAAAGTACAAACGCTTCCTCGAGATTCTGCACACCTACCAGAAGGAGCAGAAAACGTACAAGGAGGGAGCCCAGAGCGGTTGCATGACGAGCGCGAAGCAGCTGACCGAGGCGGAGGTGTACACCCAGGTGGCGCAGCTGTTCGACAATCAGGAGGATCTGCTGCGAGAGTTTGGGCAATTCCTGCCCGACGCGACCAGCCACCACAACCAGGCGGccatgcagcagcaccatctggCCTCGGGCAAGAACAATTCGCATAACTTGGTGGTGAACGCCTCGATGCACGACCaccagcatcaacagcagcagcaacagcagcaacaacagcaacagcagcagcaacaacagcagcagccgcagcagcaacagttggGAGTGCCAGCCGGCACGGCAGGTATCGTCGGTCTAGGGAGCGGTGCTTCCGGGCCAGCGGTgcacggtggtggcggcggtggcaaaaAGCTGGGCAATTCCAACATGGCAGGCGTGGGAAGTGGTGCAGGAATAGCCAATTTGAAGGTGTACAACAGTATGCAGCCGGCTAACATGGGTCGTCTGCAGCAAGAGCGCGACTTTTCGACAATGGGCACCGATGGCATCAGCATCCATGGGTCGGGAGTCGGTGGAGGTATGCCGCCGGGCAGCACCATCTCCGTGAGCAGTGGTGCCATTCGGACTGCCGGCGGCAACATTGTCGGTACCGCCGCGGTCATGCTGGAAAAGGATCGCAACCACATGGGCGGTGTTGGCAGTGGACCCGGCAGTGGTGGGGTGGGCGGTGTCGGCGGAGGTGGAATGAATGCGAAGTACATTCATGGTGCATCGATCGCCACGATGAATGCCACTGGTGCCATGGTAGGCGGAAGCGTACTGCCACCCGGAGCCGGCCCCAACGTAGTGCCGAGCGTGATGGCAAACCTAGTGTCGGCGAATGTTGGAGGAGGTGGTAGCGGCGGCGGTATGAACGCGATCAAACGATCGCCTTCGTACGCAGCGGGCCAGATCGGGCTGGTGGGTCCGGGCGGCCCGGCTGGCCACGGTAACAACATGAGCTCGTCGCGCGATCGTGGCGACGGCAGCGGTCCGCCGCCGATCAAGCGGCACAAGCCCATCTGCAGGGACGTGTCGCTGGCAGAAGCGTCCAAGTACGGCACGCTAAACGATTACGCGTTCTTCGACAAGGTTCGCAAAGCGCTGCGCAGTCCGGACGTGTACGAAGACTTCCTGCGCTGCCTGACGCTCTACAACCAGGAGATAGTATCGAAGATGGAGCTACAGACGCTGGTTTCGCCGTTCCTGAACCGGTTTCCCGATCTGCTAAAGTGGTTCCAGGACTTCCTCGGCCCGTCCACCGGGGTCGGTGGTGGGGCGGCGAACGATTGCATACCGCTCACGGCAGCGGCTGCGGCCGCCGCCCGCCAGGATCGCGATCGCACGCAGAGCGAGCTGGCCGCGGATGTCGATTTGTCGACGTGCAAGCGGCTCGGTGCGAGCTACTGCGCGCTGCCCAAATCTCACGAAGGTGTGAAGTGCTCCGGCCGAACGAACCTCTGCCGGGACGTGCTAAACGACACGTGGGTGTCCTTCCCGACCTGGGCCGAAGACTCCACGTTCGTGACGTCGCGCAAGACGCAGTACGAGGAGTTCATTTACCGGTGTGAGGATGAGCGCTTCGAGCTGGATGTGGTCATCGAGACGAACAGTGCCACCATTCGCGTGCTGGAAGGCGTGCAGAAGAAGCTGACGCGCATGTCGCAGGATGAAGTGAGCCGGTTCCGATTGGACGACTGTCTGGGCGGAACGTCAACCACGATACACCAGCGCGCTCTGAGGCGCATCTATGGCGATAAGGCGGCGGATATCATACAGGGGCTGAAGAAGAACCCATCGGTGGCCGTACCGGTCGTGTTGCGACGCATGAAAGCCAAGGAGGAAGAATGGCGAGAAGCACAGAAG AGTTTCAACAAACAATGGCGAGAGCAAAACGAAAAGTACTACCTGAAATCCTTGGACCACCAGGGTATCAACTTCAAGCAGACCGACATTAAAGCCCTCCGATCGAAAAGTTTGTTCAATGAAATTGAGACACTTTTTGATGAG CGCCATGAACAAAACGACGACGCAGCGGCCGTCCCGCAGGCCAGTGGGCCTCACATGACCATACCATACAAAGACAAGACAATACTGGAAGATGCTGCAAACCTGCTAATACACCACGTGAAACGGCAGACGGGCATCCAAAAGCAGGAGAAGGCCCGGATAAAGCACATCCTGCGGCAGTTTGTGCCGGATCTATTTTTCGCTCCTCGTCAGCAGCTCAGTGAAGACGAGCGAGAAGAGGGTAAGA ATGATAAAGATACGGAGATGGAACAAGATGAGGAGGTTAGCAGCGCTGGCAAATCGTCTAGCAGCGGTAAAAAATCGTCCAGCAATGTCCCGAGCTTTTCTGGTAGCAATTCAACTAGCAATTGCAATCCATCCAGTAATGCTTCGGGCGCGGCTACCTCCACCGATACGTCAGCGACCAACACGAGTGTATCGGAAGGAACCGGCAAGGATGGGGAAGGTGGCAACGGTGGTGCATCGAAAACAGTCTCAATATCTTCAACTTCCGCTGATCTGCAATCGGCTACTTCCTCATCCGCGACGGTGACCTCATCCGGCGCCGAAGCCTCCCGAACGAAGGAAGACGGCAATGGAAGCAGCAATACCGCAAGCGGAAACGACGACAGCTCCACGGATAAGTCGACGACAATAAAGATAGAAATTAAAGAAGAAAGCGATGCATCTATGATGCAGGATCCGGCTTCCGCGAGCTCTGGAACCACCGGGCAGCAGCCGATGAGCCCTCCGTTACCACCGCACGCCGTCAGCAAACATATC GAGGAAGCATATACGCTATTCTTCACTAACAACAGCTGGTACCTGTTCCTGCGGTTGCACGCGATACTGTGCGAACGTTTGCGTTCGATCTACGAGCGCGCTCAGATAATCGCGGCAGAGGAGCGTGCATACGAGAGCACCCGGAACAACAGTACCGCCACCGCGTTACGGTTAAAGCCGAAGAGTGAAATCCGTATCGAGGAGTACTACAACATTTTCCTGGACATGTTGAAAAACCTGCTCGATGGCAATATGGAATCGAGCAGCTATGAAGACACACTACGGGAAATGTTTGGCATTCACGCCTATATTGCATTTACACTCGATCGG GTTGTACAAAACGCGGTACGACAGTTACAACACTGCGTCACGGAACGGGGAGCACTGGAGTGTGTAGAATTGTTCCAGGCGGAGCAAAGACGGGGTGGTGCCGGTGGCCTGTGCCGGACAGCTAACCGGCGGATCGCGGCCGAGCTGGCATATCAGCGCAAGGCGGAAGCTGCACTGCAGGatgaaaattgtttcaaaatctACATC TACAAAATCGATTGCCGGGTTACAATCGAGCTGCTGGACACCGAGTCGGACGACACGGCAAACAACTTCGCCAGCACGCAAGCCTACGGCTCCTACGTCAATCGTCTCTCAAACCCAGCCGCCACTGGTACCGGAAGTGATAGTGGtggaggcggtggtggtggtggtggtggtggcagtggtggaggtggtggtggcgtaggtagtggtggtggaagtgttgctgctgcaaacgCCGCAGCTAGTGGAAGTAGTGTCACCGGTGGTGCaagtggtgctggtggtgttggtaaTAGTGGTGGTGGAAGTGGTGTGGCGGAAACTGGTGCATCGGTGAACTCGAGTAGCggcagtagtagtggtggaaACAATAATCACAACAGCACTCCCGCCGGAACAAcaaacagtagcagcagcagcagcagcaacaacagtgcCGCTGGTGGAAGCACTGGAAATGCTGAGGTGAAAACGGAAACTCCCGACGTCGAGCTG AAACCGCAGCAATTAGTGGGCTCTACGCGTATGCCCGTATTCCTATCCCGCAATGCAAGGCACAGCCGAAAGCACACAGTGGGGAAAATTTCGGTCAACATCGAGGGAAATCCGGCAACGCTGAAGGAGCTGCAGGCGGGCGATGCTGGAGAAGAAAATtcccccaacagcagcaaaaacgcGAAAGCTTCTGATGCAaattcctcctcctcctcctccttctcctcttcttcGACGAGTAATGggtcgaagcagcagcagtcacatTCGAATGTTGGCGGCGTGGAGGGTGAAAAACAACGTGCCCTAAACGAATCAACCAGTGAAGCTACCGGTGCTACCGGAGGAAAAGTCAAGTCCTCCCAGCAAGAAGAAAGTGGTGCGACCACTGGGAAAGGAGAAACGAATCCTTCATCTTCtccagctgctgctactgctgctgcttcggcaACGAGGGATAGCTGTGGAAATGGCGGAAAAGCTGCTAGCAGtggcaacaataacaatctAAACAGcatcaataacaataacagcaTTTGCAGCACCAACAAACAGCTAGACAATCCGCTCTGGTTCGGCGGTAGTGGCGTGAAGAAGGCTCCACCACCCGAAAGGCTGCCGTGTATGAATGGTGCGGATCGCAATCTGCTCTACATCGATGATAGCGAGCAGATGAAAGTGAACCGTACCTTCAAGACGAACCAGGTGCAGAAGAAGAACTTCACAATGTATCGGCCTGGAGCACTGACACGCTCAAGAAAG AGCCACTGTCGCGTTACTACACGGATGAACCAAAGGTTTAAGAAGGTGGTGGATACGTGGCTAGACCAGCATGTAACCGCTTCCCAGCGGGCAATGTGTGTCGATTGGTTGCTCGGTAAGCGGCAGGACCTCATGAAGAACAcaacctccgttatcgttcaAGACAATGGATTGAGCCGTACTCCGTACGCGCCTTACAATAGGTATAAGGTAGATCAAATAGAGACGATGATGGAGTAG